AGGCGGCGAGGGCGGCCGGCCCCTCGGCGCCGGCGCCGAGGAGGCCCGGCCGGAGCAAGGCGAGGCCGAGGTAGAGCGTGGTGGCGAGCCAGTAGAGCGGCACCACCCGGGCGATTCGGTGGGCGAGAAAAGTCCTCCGCGCGTCGGCCCGCCCGTGCAGGGGGGACGCCGCGTGCACGATGATGAAGCCGGAGATGACGAAGAACACGTCGACCCCCGCCGGCCAGGGCAGCCAGGCCGCCGGCGCGTAAGGGATGCCCGCCCGGGCCGCGACGCCCGCGACCTCGAACTGCGCGTGGCCGGCCGCGACCATCAGGGCGGCGAGCGCCCGCAAGATCTGGATCAGCGGCAGCGAGGTGGGGCGTGTCACGGGAGGCCGCATCGCGTCCGCCCCGGACCGTCCGGGGCATGGAGGCGCTTCATACCGGAGGCGGCCGCCTCACGGCCAGGGGCGGGCGCCTCGAATGATGACGCAGCGGCGGGAACAATGTCCGCGAAAGCTCGTTGTCCAGCCCGAAAGCGTCCTGCCAAGAATGCATTCTATCGAGAATGATCTGGCCAAGGCGAGCTGCATAGACGGCTCGATGTTCGGCCGACGACCGAACGTGATGCTCAAGAACAGAATTCCAGGAGATCAGACATGAAGAAGCTCGTTGCCCTGACCGGCCTCGCCGTTGCTCTCGCGACCCCCGCCTTCGCGCAGGTCGGTGGCTTCAACGGGTTCCGCTCGATGGCGCTGATGTCGAACGCGTTCGAGGTCAAGTCGAGCCAGATCGCCCTCGACAAGTCGCGCAACCCGCGCATCCGCGAGTACGCCCGCGAGATGATCCGCGACCACCGCGCCGCCAACGTCGCCCTGCTCGGCGGCCGTGAGAACGTGGCTCGCGGCAACGGCGACGGCATCGGCGGCCTGGTCGAGGCGCCCTTCGCCATCGCGGGCGGGGCGGTCGGCGCGGCCACCGGTGCGGCGGCCGGCGTGGTCGGTGGCACCCTCCAGGGCGGCCCGGTCGGCGGCCTCCAGGGCCTCGGCACCGGCGCGGCTCGCGGCGCCCAGGTCGGCGCCAACGCGGTCGATTTCGACGGCGACGTGACCACCACGGCGGCCACCGGTGCGATCCCGCTCGGCCCGCAGCAGCAGGCGATGCTCGCCGAACTCGCCGAGACCCCGGCCGGCCCGGCCTTCGACCGCACCTACGCCCGCATGCAGGTGCAGGCCCACGGCATGACCGTCGCCAGCTACCAGGCCTACGCGCAGTCGGGCCCGAACCCGGCCCTGCGCTCCTACGTCCAGCAGGCCCTGCCGGTGATGCAGCATCACCTTGCGATGGCCCAGCGCCTGCCGGGCGCCCGCTGAGCGTCGCGACCTAATGGTGTGACGGAGCGGCGGGCCGGAAAGCCCGCCGTTTCCGTTTGGGCAGCGGCGCCGCCGGGGAAAGATCGATTGGCGTCGATTGATCGGGCGGCTCGTTGACCTTATGTTCAAAGGCGAGAGCCCGCGGATGGCGGTCCGCGAGCCCTCTTGTCAGTTAGACCTGCTCGCTACATGAGCCCAATCGTGATGGTCAGAGACCATCCGGTCGGGCTTTTCGCGATGGTGATGGTGAGCATCGGGAAGCCGATCACATCCTTCACCTCCTTCCCGGCCGTGCCTGCTCGACCCTTGCGGGTCTCGACGGCGGCCGGCGAGATCCGCCGCAAGCCCCGAGCGCCGCAGGGCCTTCGCAGCCGGGAAGGCATCGCCTGACGCAAGGAAACTAGCGCTGGTCGGGCCGCTGTCTTCGCCGGAACTTCGCCGTTCCATGTGGGCGAACCCGGATTGTTGCGTCGTGCCGTTCCGAAGGGCATAGCGTCATTCGTCTATACCGCCACGCACGAGATCCATTCGCGAAAATCAGCTGGCACTGATTGATCGGCGAGGCCGATGGCCCTACCTTCGACAGTGAGGGCCCGCGGGTGGTGTCCGCGAGCCCTCTGTCAGGCGATCCTAGTCGCTACATGAGCCCGATCGTGATGGTCAGAGACCATCCGGTCGGGCTTTTCGCGATGGTGATGGTGAGCATCGGGAAGCCGATCACATCCTTCACCTCCTTCCCAGCCGTGCCTGCTCAGCCCTTGCGGGTTTCGACGGTGGCCGGCGATGTCCACCGTAAACCCCACGCGCCACGGGGTTCTCGCAGCCGGGAAGGTGTCTCCTGACGTTAAGGAACCTAGCGCCGGTTGGACCGCTTGTCTCCATCCGATCCGGCCGTTTTCGAACCTCGGCGCGCTGCCGACGCTCGCAGCTCCAACTCAAATCTCCACTGCCCCGATCGTCTCCTCGTCGAACGCCACGCTCTTGACGATCGCCACCACCGGCAGGCCCGGCGCCAGGGCGAGCTCGTGGACGGCGAGCCGCGTCACCTCGGCGACCAGGCTCGCGGCGCCGCAGGCGATCTCGACCCGGGCATGGGGCCCGTCGCCCGGCGTCACGGCGGTGACGGTGCCGGACAGCACGTTGCGGGCGCTCAGGGAGCGCGGCGCCTCGCGCGCCACCAGCACGTCGCGGGCCCGCACCCGCACCCGCACGCCGGCCCCCACCGGCAGGCCGAGGCGCGGCACCGTCAGCCGGCCGGGCGGGCCGTCGAGGCGGGTGAGGCCGAAGACGTCGTCGTGGGCGGCAACCCGGAGGTGCAGGAGCGCGCCGGTCTCGCCGCCCGGGAAGAGGGCGCCCCGGCGCAGGACCTCGGCGGCGGGGCCGCAGGCCGCGACCCTGCCCTGATCGAGCACCACCACCGTGTCGGCGAGGCGCGCGACCTCGGCGACCGCATGGCTGACATAGACGATCGGCACCCGCGCCTCGTCGCGCAGGCGCGCCACGTAGGGCAGGATCTCGGCCTTGCGCGCCTCGTCGAGGGCCGAGAGCGGCTCGTCCATCAGGAGGAGCCGCGGGCGCGCCAGCAGCGCCCGGCCGATCGCCACCCGCTGGCGCTCCCCGCCCGACAGCCCGGCCGGCCGCCGGTCGAGCAGGGGGGCGATGCCCAGGAGATCGGCCACCGCCTCCAGGCTCGGGTCCTCCGCTGGACCTCTGCCGCCGGAGCGGTCGCGGGAGAACCAGCGCCCGAACAGCAGGTTCTGGCGCACGCTCAGATGCGGCAGGAGCCGCGCCTCCTGGAACACGTAGCCGATCCGGCGCCGGTGCACGGGCACCCGCACGCCGCGATCCGTGTCGAGGAGGGTGACGCCGTCGACCACCACCCGCCCGCGATCGGGCCGCACGAGCCCGGCGATCACGTCGACGAGGGTCGACTTGCCGGAGCCGGAGCGGCCGAACAGGGCCGTGACCCGCCCCTCGGCGGTGAAGGCCGCGTCGAGGGCGAAGGCGCCGCGGACGTGCCGGACCGCGACCTCGATCATGCCGAGACCTCGATCATGCGCCCAGCCGCCGCCGCGCCCGCCGGGCCAGCCCCTCCGAGGCGAGGAGGGCCGCCATCGACAGGGCGACCGAGACCAGGGTGAGGCGCAGCGCCCCGGCCTCGCCCCCCGGCACCTGGGTCAGGGTGTAGATCGCGGAGGGAAGGGTCTGGGTCTCGCCCGGGATGTTCGACACGAAGGTGATGGTGGCGCCGAACTCCCCCATCGCCTTGGCGAAGGCGAGCACCGCGCCGGCCAGGATCCCCGGCAGGGCGAGCGGCAGCGTGACGACGAGGAACACCGAAGCGGGCGAGGCCCCGAGGGTCCCGGCGGCCTGTTCGAGCTTGCGATCGACCGCCTCGAGGGAGAGCCGCATCGCCCGTACCATCAGCGGGAAGCCCATCACCGCGCAGGCGAGCGCCGCCCCGGTCCAGCGGAACGAGAACACGATGCCGACCTCGGCCAAGGCCGCCCCGAACCAGCCGCGGCGCCCGAAGGCGAGGAGCAGCAGGTAGCCGGTCACCACCGGCGGCAGGATCAGCGGCAGGTGGACCAGCCCGTCGAGGAAGGCCCGGCCACGGAACTCCCGGCGGGCGAGGAGGTAGGCGACGGCGAGGCCCGGGGCCAGGCTCGCCAGCGTCGCCACGCTCGCCACCAGCAGGCTGAGCCGAAGCGCGCTCCACTCGTCGGGGGTGAGGAACAGGATGGAGGCTTCCCGAGGATCCGATCCCGCACCATGGCGGATCGGCGCCCGGAGTCCAGGCCCTGCACGGCAACGCTGGGTTTCAGGCCGTTCGATTGATCCGCGCCCGGATCTGGGGCCCTGTGGCCCACGGCTCCACGCCGCTGCCCGGAGGCCCGGATGATCACGTTCTACTTCAACGGCTCGCCCAACCCGACCAAGGTCGCGCTCTTCCTGGAAGAGGCGGAGCTCGCTTACGAGCCGGTGGCGGTCGATACCCGCAAGGGCGAGCAGTTCGCGCCCGAGTTCCTGAAGCTCAACCCGAACGGCAAGGTGCCGGCGATCGTCGACGACGGCACGGTGGTGTTCGACTCGAACGCGATCCTGCTCTACCTCGCCGAGAAGACCGGCCGCTTCCTGGCCCCGCCCGCCGAGCGCGGCGCGCTCCTGTCCTGGCTGATGTTCGTGGCGACCGGGATCGGGCCGTTCTCGGGCCAGGCGGTGCATTTCCGCCATTTCGCCCCCGAGCCGGTGGCCTACGCGAACGACCGCTACCAGTACGAGGTGAAGCGCCATTACGGCGTGCTCGACGGTCACCTCGCCGGGCGCGAGTGGATGGTGGGCGACGCCTACGGCATCGTCGACATGGCGGTCTGGGGCTGGTCCCGGATGCTGCCCTTCGTGCTGGGGGAGGGCGCCTTCGCGGCGTTCCCGAACGTGAAGCGCCACCATGACGCGATCGCCGCGCGTCCCGCCGCCGCCAAGGCCATCGCCCTGAAGGACCGCTTCACCTTCAAGGCCGAGCTGGATGCCGAGGCGCGCGGGCACATGTTCAAGCACCTGACGCCGGCGGCCTGAGAGTCGGCGGTATCAAGAGAAAATTCCACACCGGTCTCCACCGCACAGGGTCATCCCGGGGCGAGCCTTGGCGAGAGCCCGGGATCCAGAAGCGCTGAGTGTGCAGGAAGGGGCGGGACGAGGCCGCTCTCTTCGGAGGCACCTGAGTTTCCGGATTCCGGGCTCCGCTGCGCGGCCCCGGAATGACCCGGAGGGTGTGAAATCGGTCGAGAGAGGGGAGAACACGCCATGAGATCCTTCGACAACCCGTTCAAGCGCGGCCTCGCCGAGGGACGCCGCCAGGCCGGCCTGTGGATGACCACCGGCTCGCCCGGCATCACCGAGCTCGCCGCCGGCGCCGGCTTCGCCTGGATGCTGATCGACATGGAGCACTCGCCCAACGACCTGATCCAGGTCGTCGACCATCTGCGGGCGGCCGAGGGTGGCACCGCCGAGCCGGTGGTGCGGGTGCCGTGGAACGAGCCGGTCATCGTCAAGCGCCTGCTCGACCAGGGCGCCCGCTCGCTGATGTTCCCGTTCGTGCAGAGCGCCGAGGAGGCGCGCCGGGCGGTCGCCGCGACGCGCTACCCGCCGCACGGCATCCGGGGCTTCGCCGGCACCTCCCGGGCCACCGGCTACGGGTTGCGGCCCGATTACCACGCCCGCTCGGGCGACGAGGTCTGCGTCGTGGTGCAGGTCGAGACCAAGGAAGCGCTGGAGGCCGCCGGCGAGATCGCCGCGGTCGAGGGCGTCGACGGCGTGTTCATCGGCCCCAACGATCTGGCCGCCAGCATGGGCCATCTCGGACAGCCCAACGCGGCCCCGGTCCGCGCGGCGATCGCCGCCGCCCTGCCGCGGATCCGCGGGGCCGGCAAGGCCGCGGGCCTGCTCAACTTCAACGAGGCCGGCGCCAGGGCCGATTTCGAGGCCGGATTCGGCTTCGTGGCGGTGGCCGGAGACGCGCACCTCCTCGCCCGCGAGACGCAGCGGGTCGCGAAGCTCTTCGATACCTGAAACCCCGCTCCGGAGACGAGCCGATGACCGCCCTGTCGTTCCAGCACCGCTTCGAGCCCGCCACGGATTCAGGCGCGGTGCCGCTCCTGCTCCTGCACGGCACCGGGGGCGACGAGGACGACCTCCTGCCCCTCGGCCGGGCGCTGTTGCCCGGGGCGGCCCTGCTGTCGCCCCGGGGCCAGGTGCTGGAGGGCGGCGCGCCGCGCTTCTTCCGCCGCCTCGCCGAGGGCGTGTTCGACGAGGCGGACGTGGTGCGCCGGGCCGGCGACCTCGCCGGCTTCGTCACGGCGGCGCGGGCGGAATACGGCCTCGCGGCGCCGCTCGCCGTCGGCTTCTCGAACGGCGCCAACATCGCCGCCGCCGTGATGTTGCTGCATCCGGGCGTGCTCGCCGGCGCCGTGCTGCTGCGGGCGATGGTGCCGCTCTCTACTCCGCCGGCCGGGCGCCTGACGGGGGAACCGGTGCTGATCCTGTCGGGCCGGATGGATCCGATCGTGCCCGCCGACAACGCCGCGCGCCTCGCCGCGATGCTGAAGGAGGCGGGTGCTGCCGTCACCCACGAGGTGCTGCCCGCCAGCCACGGCCTGTCGCAGGCGGACCTCGTGCGGGCGAAGACCTGGCTGACCGGAAGACCTTAGCTCACCGGGCGGCCGTGACGCGTCCCTGAGCGCCGATTCACCCGCAGACGGACGCACGTCAGCGACCGGCGGACCTGCTCCGCCGGTCGTTCAAGTTTTTTGGAATTCCGGGAGGCGGGGCGCGCCCCGCGACCCCTTACCGCGCGTTGCCGAACGGCTCGAACTTGGTCAGGCCGCGCATCAGCTGACCGAGGAAGGCCTGCTCGCCGCCGCTGGTCGGCGTGGTGCGGGAGATGAAGTCGAACACCTTGCCGTCCTGCTCGCCGTAGAGCGCGACGCGCTCGACCTTGAAGCCGGCGTTGAAGTACACCGCCAGGACTCGCTGGTCCTTCGGGCGCTCGCCGATGAACATCACCGGGCGCTGGGTGTTCTGGCTGATGTAGTACCAGGACTTGTTGCCGACCGTGGAGACGGTGGTCGGCGTGCCGAGGAGCTGGAGCACCTGCTCGGCGCTGGCGCCGGGCCGCACCTGGGCGACGGCGGCATCGTCGATGATGTAGCCGTGCCGGAACTCTTCGCCGATCACGCAGCCCGCGGCCGACAGACCGATCAGGCCGGCCGCGGCGAGGCGGAGGAGCGACGGTGTGAAGCGGCGCGGCATCGAGACCTCGGGAAACAGGTGCGGGACAGTGTGTCGGCCGGCCGGATGGCAGCCTTGCGCGAGAAGCGACCGCTGCCGTACCCCGGGGTTGTGGCGTTGGCAAGGCACGGCCAAGGTTGGCGCCGCCGATGTTCGACGATGGATGCGAGTGAGGCCCCGCCGGCGCGGGGCGATGGCGGAAGGCGAGACACCTCACGATGATGCGAAACCCCTTCCGCCGCGAGGATGCCCGCCGGCGTGCCATCGAGGCGTTGCACGTGCGGATCAATGCCGGGGCCCGGGTGCCGGCGCTCTACCTCGATCTCGGCGTGCCCGACACGGTGGAGGGCCGGTTCGAGGCCCTGTGCCTGCACGTCGTGCTGGTGCTGCGCCACCTGCGCCGCCTGCCGGCCCCGGCGGCGGACATCGCCCAGGACCTCGTCAACTCGGTCTTCGCGCAGCTCGATTCGTCCCTGCGCGAGCTCGGCGTCGGCGACATGGGCGTCTCGAAGCGGATGAAGAAGCTGGCCCAGGCCTTCTACGGCCGCGCGAGCGCCTACGATGCCGCCCTCGATGCCGGCGACCGCGGCGCGCTCGCGGCGGCGCTCGCCCGCAACGTGCTGGCGCGCGAGGAGCCGGAGGCAGCACGGGGGCTCGCCGCGTACGTGGCGGCGGCCGATGCGGGGCTGGCCGCGACCGACCTCGACGCCCTGATGGCGACGGGCCCGGTCCTGCCCGATCCGGCGGGCTTCGCCGCAGGCCCGGCCTGACGGCTCCCGCTCCGGAGAAGCCCGTCGCCCCGGGGCGGCTCTTGCACCAGGACGGCTCTTGCACCGGAGCGGGCCGCGACGCATCTCCAGGCGACGAGCGTCTGACCGCCTGCCGCGCGAGCGCCCCTCAGGCTGCCGCGCCCGTCCCAACCCCAGGATCCGAGAAGGAGCCCTTGATGACCCCCGACAGCGTCGGCCCGTTCTCCCGCCCGATCCTGGTCGAACGCACCCTGAAGACCGGTCAGCCCGTCACCGTCGAGGCGAACGAGGAGGAGCGCGCGGCTTTGGCCCGCGATTTCGGCCTGCCGGGGATCGCGCGGCTCACCGGCACCTTCCGGCTCTCGGGCTCGCTGCACCGGCTCCAGGTCACCGGCACCGTCGAGGCGGCCGTCACGCAGACCTGCGTCGTCACGCTGGAGCCGTTCGACGGTAGCGTGAGCGAGGAGGTCGACGTCGATTTCGCCGCCCAGGACGCCTTCGCGGGTACGCCGGCGGAGGATGCCGACATCCCCGACCCGATCGTCAACGGCCGCATCGACCTCGGCAGCCTGGCCGCCGAGTTCCTGGCGCTCGGCCTCGATCCCTATCCGCGAAAACCCGGCGTCGCCTTCGAGGCACCGGCGGCCGAAGAGGAAGAGACGCCCTTTGCCGCGCTGCAAGGCTTGAAGGGCAAGGACGACTGACGACGCCCGGAAGCCGTCGCAGCGAAAAGAGTTCAGAATTCGTTTGCGGCTTGGGCCCGGGTCGCTATTTTCCGCCGCGCCGCGGACCCCTCGTTCGCGCGCCCCCGGCGGATCCGAGAGGCTGTTCGACACCCCCATGTCCCAGAGAGTGCGCATCTCGCTCGACGCGATGGGCGGCGATCACGGCCCCTCGACGGTCGTGCCCGGTGCGGGGCTCGCCCGCGAGCGCCACCCCGAGACGACCTTCCTGATGTTCGGCGACGAGGCGGTGCTCACTCCCCTGGTCGCGGCCGAGCCGCGCCTGAAGGGAGCGGTCGAGATCCGCCACACCACCGTGGCGGTCGCCATGGACGAGAAGCCGAGCCAGGCGGTGCGCTCGGGCCGCGGCAAGTCGTCGATGTGGAAGGCGATCCAGGCCGTGCGCGACGGCGAGGCCGATGCCGCGGTGTCGGCGGGCAATACCGGCGCGCTGATGGCGATGTCGAAGATCTGCCTCAAGACGATGTCGCACATCGAGCGCCCGGCCATCGCCTGCCTGTGGCCGACGGTGCGCGGCGAGAGCGTGGTGCTCGATGTCGGCGCCACCATCGGCACCGATGCCAACCACCTCGTCGACATGGCGGTGATGGGCGCCGCGATGGCCCGCATCGTGTTCGACCTCGACCGGCCGACGGTGGGGCTCCTCAACGTCGGTACCGAGGAGATGAAGGGCAACGAGGCGGTCAAGGAAGCCGCGCGCATGCTGCGCGAGGGCGACCTGGCGGGGCTCGCCTATCACGGCTTCGTCGAGGGCACCGATCTCGGCCGCGGCACCGTCGACGTGGTGGTGACGGAGGGCTTCACCGGCAACATCGCGCTCAAGACCGCCGAGGGAACCGCCAAGCAGATCGCCGCGTACCTCAAAGGGGCGATGGGCCGGACCCTGATGGCGAAGATCGGCTACCTGTTCGCCCGCGGCGCCTTCCGGGCCCTGCGCGAGAAGATGAACCCGAGCCGGGCCAATGGCGGCGTGTTCCTCGGCCTCGAGGGCATCGTCATCAAGAGCCACGGCGCCGCCGACGCCGAGGGCTTCGCCGCGGCGATCGACCTCGCCTACGACATGGCCCGCCACGACCTGATGCGGACGATCCGGGAGCGCCTCGACGCGACCCCGGCGCAGGCCTCGGCGTGAAGACCGCCTCGGCATAAGGGAGGACGCATCATGACCCGCCTTCGCTCGGTGGTGCGGGGCTGCGGCTCCTACCTGCCGCGGACCATCGTCACCAACGACGACCTCGCCGCCCGGGTCGAGACCTCGGACGACTGGATCATCCAGCGCACCGGCATCCGCCAGCGCCACATCTCCGAGCCCGACGAGACCACCTCGGTGCTCGGCATCAAGGCGGCCGAGGCCGCCTTGCGCGACGCCGACATCGACCCTGCCTCGATCGACCTCGTGATCTGCGCCACCTCGACGCCGGACCACACCTTCCCGTCGACCGCGACGCAGATCCAGGCCGGGCTCGGCATCCAGACGGGGGCCGCCTTCGACCTCCAGGCGGTTTGCGCCGGCTTCGTCTACGCGGTCGCCACCGCCGACAAGTTCCTGACCACCGGTGCGGCCACCCGCGCCCTCGTCGTCGGCGCCGAGACCTTTTCACGGTTGCTCGACTGGGAGGACCGCACCACCTGCGTGCTGTTCGGCGACGGCGCCGGCGCCCTGGTGCTGGAAGCTCAACCCGGCGAGGGCCATTCGGGCGACCGCGGCGTGCTGACGAGTCAGCTCCGGGCCGACGGCCGCCACCGGGAAAAACTCTACGTCGACGGCGGCCCGGGCTCGACCGGCACGACCGGCAAGCTGCGCATGGTCGGCAAGGAGGTGTTTCGGTTCGCCGTCGGCTCGGTCACCGACGTGATCGCGCAGGCCTTCGAGGCGACCGGCACCACCGCCGACGACCTCGACTGGTTCGTGCCGCACCAGGCCAACCGCCGCATCATCGAGGCCTCGGCCGACAAGCTCGGCATCGCCCGCGAGAAGGTGGTGCTCACCGTCGACCGCCACGGCAACACCTCGGCCGCCTCGATCCCGCTGGCGCTCGACGCGGCCTGCCGCGACGGCCGGATCAAGCGCGGCGACCTCGTGATGATCGAGGCGATCGGCGGCGGCTTCACCTGGGGCAGCGCGCTGATCCGCTGGTAGGTTCTCCGGCGCGAACGGCCGAGTGAGGCCGGCAAACTATCCGGGAAGCCGCCCGGTGCCCGGTTGACCCGGCGCGCATCGCCGATTAGCGTGCGCAATCATAGACATACGTTGTTCGTGAATCAGCCGCCGGGGGAGCAGCACGATGGCAGGCAAGACGGTCACGCGGGCCGATCTGAGCGAGGCCGTCTACCAGCGGGTCGGCCTGTCGCGGACGGAATCCGCCGCCCTGGTGGAGACCGTGCTGTCGGAGATCTGCGGCTGCCTCTCCTCCGGCGAGACCGTGAAGCTGTCCTCGTTCGGCTCCTTCGTGGTGCGCGACAAGGGCAAGCGGGTCGGCCGCAACCCGAAGACCGGCGTCGAGGTCGCGATCGAGCCGCGCCGGGTGATGGTGTTCAAGCCCTCGAACGTCCTCAAGGCCCGGATCAACGGCGAGGCCGCCCCGGACGACGACGACAGTTGAGCCTGCCCGGGCGCCGCACGGGCTAGAGCATTTTCCGACGACGTGGACACCGGTTCGTCGTAGAAAATGCGGCAAAATCAAAGACCCAGAGCACTTCACGAGCGCAATGCAATCGTGAAGTGCTCTCACGCAGGATCGGGCCG
This is a stretch of genomic DNA from Methylobacterium sp. 17Sr1-1. It encodes these proteins:
- a CDS encoding DUF4142 domain-containing protein — translated: MKKLVALTGLAVALATPAFAQVGGFNGFRSMALMSNAFEVKSSQIALDKSRNPRIREYAREMIRDHRAANVALLGGRENVARGNGDGIGGLVEAPFAIAGGAVGAATGAAAGVVGGTLQGGPVGGLQGLGTGAARGAQVGANAVDFDGDVTTTAATGAIPLGPQQQAMLAELAETPAGPAFDRTYARMQVQAHGMTVASYQAYAQSGPNPALRSYVQQALPVMQHHLAMAQRLPGAR
- the modC gene encoding molybdenum ABC transporter ATP-binding protein, whose protein sequence is MIEVAVRHVRGAFALDAAFTAEGRVTALFGRSGSGKSTLVDVIAGLVRPDRGRVVVDGVTLLDTDRGVRVPVHRRRIGYVFQEARLLPHLSVRQNLLFGRWFSRDRSGGRGPAEDPSLEAVADLLGIAPLLDRRPAGLSGGERQRVAIGRALLARPRLLLMDEPLSALDEARKAEILPYVARLRDEARVPIVYVSHAVAEVARLADTVVVLDQGRVAACGPAAEVLRRGALFPGGETGALLHLRVAAHDDVFGLTRLDGPPGRLTVPRLGLPVGAGVRVRVRARDVLVAREAPRSLSARNVLSGTVTAVTPGDGPHARVEIACGAASLVAEVTRLAVHELALAPGLPVVAIVKSVAFDEETIGAVEI
- the modB gene encoding molybdate ABC transporter permease subunit, whose protein sequence is MLFLTPDEWSALRLSLLVASVATLASLAPGLAVAYLLARREFRGRAFLDGLVHLPLILPPVVTGYLLLLAFGRRGWFGAALAEVGIVFSFRWTGAALACAVMGFPLMVRAMRLSLEAVDRKLEQAAGTLGASPASVFLVVTLPLALPGILAGAVLAFAKAMGEFGATITFVSNIPGETQTLPSAIYTLTQVPGGEAGALRLTLVSVALSMAALLASEGLARRARRRLGA
- a CDS encoding glutathione S-transferase N-terminal domain-containing protein translates to MITFYFNGSPNPTKVALFLEEAELAYEPVAVDTRKGEQFAPEFLKLNPNGKVPAIVDDGTVVFDSNAILLYLAEKTGRFLAPPAERGALLSWLMFVATGIGPFSGQAVHFRHFAPEPVAYANDRYQYEVKRHYGVLDGHLAGREWMVGDAYGIVDMAVWGWSRMLPFVLGEGAFAAFPNVKRHHDAIAARPAAAKAIALKDRFTFKAELDAEARGHMFKHLTPAA
- a CDS encoding aldolase/citrate lyase family protein, whose product is MRSFDNPFKRGLAEGRRQAGLWMTTGSPGITELAAGAGFAWMLIDMEHSPNDLIQVVDHLRAAEGGTAEPVVRVPWNEPVIVKRLLDQGARSLMFPFVQSAEEARRAVAATRYPPHGIRGFAGTSRATGYGLRPDYHARSGDEVCVVVQVETKEALEAAGEIAAVEGVDGVFIGPNDLAASMGHLGQPNAAPVRAAIAAALPRIRGAGKAAGLLNFNEAGARADFEAGFGFVAVAGDAHLLARETQRVAKLFDT
- a CDS encoding alpha/beta hydrolase, with protein sequence MTALSFQHRFEPATDSGAVPLLLLHGTGGDEDDLLPLGRALLPGAALLSPRGQVLEGGAPRFFRRLAEGVFDEADVVRRAGDLAGFVTAARAEYGLAAPLAVGFSNGANIAAAVMLLHPGVLAGAVLLRAMVPLSTPPAGRLTGEPVLILSGRMDPIVPADNAARLAAMLKEAGAAVTHEVLPASHGLSQADLVRAKTWLTGRP
- a CDS encoding outer membrane protein assembly factor BamE, with the protein product MPRRFTPSLLRLAAAGLIGLSAAGCVIGEEFRHGYIIDDAAVAQVRPGASAEQVLQLLGTPTTVSTVGNKSWYYISQNTQRPVMFIGERPKDQRVLAVYFNAGFKVERVALYGEQDGKVFDFISRTTPTSGGEQAFLGQLMRGLTKFEPFGNAR
- a CDS encoding ubiquinol-cytochrome C chaperone family protein, giving the protein MMRNPFRREDARRRAIEALHVRINAGARVPALYLDLGVPDTVEGRFEALCLHVVLVLRHLRRLPAPAADIAQDLVNSVFAQLDSSLRELGVGDMGVSKRMKKLAQAFYGRASAYDAALDAGDRGALAAALARNVLAREEPEAARGLAAYVAAADAGLAATDLDALMATGPVLPDPAGFAAGPA
- a CDS encoding DUF177 domain-containing protein; its protein translation is MTPDSVGPFSRPILVERTLKTGQPVTVEANEEERAALARDFGLPGIARLTGTFRLSGSLHRLQVTGTVEAAVTQTCVVTLEPFDGSVSEEVDVDFAAQDAFAGTPAEDADIPDPIVNGRIDLGSLAAEFLALGLDPYPRKPGVAFEAPAAEEEETPFAALQGLKGKDD
- the plsX gene encoding phosphate acyltransferase PlsX translates to MSQRVRISLDAMGGDHGPSTVVPGAGLARERHPETTFLMFGDEAVLTPLVAAEPRLKGAVEIRHTTVAVAMDEKPSQAVRSGRGKSSMWKAIQAVRDGEADAAVSAGNTGALMAMSKICLKTMSHIERPAIACLWPTVRGESVVLDVGATIGTDANHLVDMAVMGAAMARIVFDLDRPTVGLLNVGTEEMKGNEAVKEAARMLREGDLAGLAYHGFVEGTDLGRGTVDVVVTEGFTGNIALKTAEGTAKQIAAYLKGAMGRTLMAKIGYLFARGAFRALREKMNPSRANGGVFLGLEGIVIKSHGAADAEGFAAAIDLAYDMARHDLMRTIRERLDATPAQASA
- a CDS encoding beta-ketoacyl-ACP synthase III, which encodes MTRLRSVVRGCGSYLPRTIVTNDDLAARVETSDDWIIQRTGIRQRHISEPDETTSVLGIKAAEAALRDADIDPASIDLVICATSTPDHTFPSTATQIQAGLGIQTGAAFDLQAVCAGFVYAVATADKFLTTGAATRALVVGAETFSRLLDWEDRTTCVLFGDGAGALVLEAQPGEGHSGDRGVLTSQLRADGRHREKLYVDGGPGSTGTTGKLRMVGKEVFRFAVGSVTDVIAQAFEATGTTADDLDWFVPHQANRRIIEASADKLGIAREKVVLTVDRHGNTSAASIPLALDAACRDGRIKRGDLVMIEAIGGGFTWGSALIRW
- a CDS encoding integration host factor subunit alpha, which produces MAGKTVTRADLSEAVYQRVGLSRTESAALVETVLSEICGCLSSGETVKLSSFGSFVVRDKGKRVGRNPKTGVEVAIEPRRVMVFKPSNVLKARINGEAAPDDDDS